Sequence from the Trichomycterus rosablanca isolate fTriRos1 chromosome 10, fTriRos1.hap1, whole genome shotgun sequence genome:
TGTTCgttctcttgaatcttgaatcttggcGGTCTTTGCATCCTTCTGCTACTTGACCTGAGCTCCGCTTTTGATATGGTGAGGCTTTCAGTCCTCCTACTAGGGCTGCATGATCTTTGCATCAGGGGCATCATTCTGGATCGGTTCAAATTCGGGTTGTTATGCTTGTGTTACATCAGTCGTTACTCTGGGGTTCCACAAGGCGCAGTCCTTGGTCTTCTTTTGTTTATTGTGTACACGAAGCTTCAGGCTAAGCTTTCATTGCCATTAGGATGACACACAAATCCACCTCAGCACTAAATCAGTTTGAAACTCACCCCTCACTCACCTAGAAAACtgctaaataaaagaaaaataaatgcctGGATAAAGCTTCATCATTTAACTTCCTCAAGTTAAATCatgataaaaacaaaactcATCCTTACAGGCACCAAATGAACCCTGGTCAGAATCCCCCTCTCTCTGTGTTTCCACTGATAATGAAACGGTCTCTTTCCCCACTGATATAAATCTGGGCTTCCTTTTTGACTCTTTTATAAGTTGCACATGAACCGTTTAGTCTCTCTCAGTCCACCGCAGAAACCTCACGCTTTCATTTCCAGCCGTctggactttttaaaaaaaaactctttacTTCCTGCTACCGTCTCCTTTCACTTCTATAAAGTTCAGCCGatataaaaaccttttattCTCACCCTCTTAACGCGCCCCCAAATCAGCATTTATGATATTTAGCAGGTGCTTTTTTGTGACAGTGTACAatataagcaattaagggttaagggccttgctcaatacTTGactacatatttattattattattattattattattattattattattattattattattattattattattattattattattattattattattattattattattattattattattattattattattattattattattattattattattatgaatacttgactatattattattattataattattactattataatgaatacttgactatattattattattattattatgaatacttgactatattattattattattataatgaatacttgactatattattattattattattattattataatgaatacttgactatattattattattattattatgaatacttgactgtattattattgttatttttattataaatacttgactatattattattattattattataatgagtaCTTGACTATATAagtattattggtattattattattataatgaatacttgactatattattactattatttttatgaatacttgactatattattattattattattattattattatttttattattattataatgaatacttgactatattattatcattattataatgaatacttgactatattattattattattataacaagtACTTGACTAtataagtattattatcattattataatgaattcatgactatattattattattattattattatattgaatacttgactatattattattattgttattattattataaatacttgactatattataataataataattattattattattataatgagtaCTTGACtatataataaagcaataagccacgagagaccgtgcgttactgtgattttagcacggggatgacgtttttggttTTAATACttgactatattattattattattattattgtaataaaaacaaccagtttttattattaggcaggtcaccagtctatcacagggcaaacctACACGTATTCACCTACTAGGGCAATTGTAGTGTGTTAAATTAAcctggactgtaggaggaacaCATGTGGACCCCGATCcacccgggaatcgaacccaggaccttctgccCAGTGCTGCAGGGGGCGCCAGTGCAGCTTTCAGTTTCATTTCACCCAGCAGATTTCGTCCCTCAGAAGAAGAACTGAAGctctgtgtgtgctgtgtgctaAAACGGACTCGGTATTAAATGTAAGTGATGAAGCTTCGGGTTTAATAAACGGGTTTAGATCTATTTAGGATGTGTTTGAGTTGTTGTTAATGTGGAGGATCGAGTATTTAGTGCATGTGATCCAGTGATCCAGTGATCCAGCGTTTACCGTTAATgcagcaaaacaaaacaaatctgaTCCCAGATCCTGCAGAAACAAACCGGGATTAAAGTCACTCAGATCATCATCAAATCTGATAAATATACAACAATAActaaagaaataataagagagATTTTATTTCCAAAACTAAAACGCCTTAAATCCATCCATATAATACACAATTAAAACATTACAGCTATTAAAGTGTCTGCATGTGtgctgcatgtctttagactgggaggaaaccggagcacccggaggaaacccacgcagacacggggagaacatgcaaactgcaaatagaaaggacccacacagctccacctgggaatcgaaccctggaccttcttgctgtgaggttacggtgctacccaccgagccaccgtgccgtctcTAAACTGATgtagcagcttgtttgtttacattcagcCTCCATCTCcaatgtggattttttttttcagcatttGATTGATGTGCAAAGATTATTTTGGTTGGATAATAAACAAaactaatgtaaaaacatggcGTTATAAAAACAGAAGAAGATAACTTTTAAATTTGTACAGtggcacggtgactaagtgggtagcactgtcgcctcacagcaagaaggtcctgagttcgatccccgggcggggcggtccgggtcctttctgtgtggagtttgcatgttctccccgtgtctgtgtgggtttcctcccacagtccaaaaacatgcagccaggctaattggagacaccgaattgtcctataggtaccgcgctgctaggatgcataaaccagtgcattgtagtgccggtcccaagcccagataaatagggagggtcgtgtcaggaagggcattcggcgtaaaaactgtgccaaatcaataatgcagatcacgatccgccggcgacccctaacgggagcagccgaggaaatagagataTTAGTTTGGGCTTATTtcagttattattgtttttttgttttcgaGACTTTTTTTGCATTCTCCTTTTGATCACTTAAACCAGACACGTCATACTCAAGGcaaaaaaaggcaaaaaacCAATAATAACTGAAATAAGCCCAATCTAATATCTCTATTACATCCGGCTCGAGGTACAATTATATCCAGCCCGCCAGTATACAGGACGCACACCGTTTATATGCATTGCAACAGCAAGCATGCCAAGACCTGCAAGACCCAGCTGCACCTTTACCCACTAAGTCAGTCAAGCTCATGTGGTCtacataaatacagtatattttccTTTTGCACTTTATCCAATATCCTGTTTATCCTGTTACATTCATATTGACCCTGTTTGGCCCTCGACATAGTCCCACTTTTTAATTTTGGCTTTCTATTTGATTGAGTTTGACATCTATGATCTAAACAGGGCTggcgatattggcccaaatcactagATCGGAtttcggaaggaaaaaaaacgtgtaatccgatccgatactgttgcttatttagatagctagattaaccatggtgcattgagacgtgtattattactgcttagttgtttgagagcaggaatgacggtatcggattggtatcggtatcggcagccGGTAAAAGCCAGCCCTAGATCTAAacaagggtttttcaaaccctgcgACCCTAGGTCTGCGATTTTCTGCGACCCTAGGTCGCAGAAAATAGTaacaatatataattataaaattataataattttaactgGTAGTAGAAacaggttgtagcctagtgattaagttgctggactagtaatcagaaggtcgctgcttcaagccccaccactgccaggttgtcactgttgggcccttaagcaagttgggcccttaaccctcaatcactTAGACTGTAggacaaaagcatctgctaaatgctaaaaatgtaaatgtaaacaaaatattcAATGTttatggcagtggtagctcagtggttaaggtactggactagtaatcagaaggttgccggttcaagttccactgttgggcccctgagcaaggtccttaattgcttaaaatcctgttcagtcataattgtaagtcgcatTAAGTCTAAatgcaatgtaaatgtaaacaataagcCAATCAGATGCAAAGAAATTCCACATTGAATGAGGTAAAGCGGTGTTTGGGGGCATTTATAAGCTGTTAATGGGTCATGGGCTGCACAATCAACCAGAATGACTTAAGAGGAATCAACTGGTGTCTTCCAGCCACTTAGCGTGGGTTACTTGTGATCGTTTTCATCTAGTGATGAGGTGAAATGAAATAGGATGATGGGTGCTGATGTAGAGCTCcatattacattaataacattacttATTGTTGTGTAACTACATCATATTTTTTCCTGCCTTTGCTCCAGAATTTGGAGCCAATCAGATGCCACTATGAGATGTATTTGATGCTGCTGGAATCTGGATGGATGTATTTGATGCCCGCTAGTATTCTCTTCTCTCCCGCGCTAAAAAGCTTCACAGAAGGATGCAGGAGGAAATCCAGGACTCGGATCTCAGGCTGCAGAACGATCtcaaaccgtatcagtgttcacactgtgggaagagcttcatcAAGGAACGGGACCGTAAGAGACACCTGATGATTCACACCGGAGTGAAGCCGTATCGGTGCTCGCAGTGCGGATCTAGCTTCACTCAGCTGGGTAATCTGAAtgtgcaccagcgcattcacaccggagagaaaccgtatcagtgtttgcagtgcgggaagagttttactcaccAGAGTACCTTCAAACAGCACCAGCTCAGTCACTTAGGCGGGAAGCAGTACCAGTGCTCAGAGTGCGGGAAGAGCTTCACCAGACTGACCATTCTCCGCAGGCAcctgcgcattcacaccggagagaaactgTACGAGTGCCCGCAGTGCGGGAAGAGCTTCACCCTCCAGAGGAATCTCCAggttcaccagcgcattcacacgggagagaaaccgtaccaCTGTTCTCAGTGCGGTAAGAGCTTTAATCAGCAGAGCGCCCTCCAGCACCACATCAGCGTCCACCTGGGCGAGAAGCCCTACGAGTGCCCGCAGTGCGGGAAGCGCTTCGCCCGGCGCAGTCACCTCCAGCGCCACCAGGGCAGCCACctcggagagaaaccgtacgaGTGCTCGCAGTGCGGGAGGAGCTACACCCGTCAGAACGACCTCCAGCGACACTTCTGGAGTCACGCGCAGGAGAAGCCGTACCAGTGCCCGCACTGCGAGATGAGCTTCGTCCGGCAGAGCGCCCTCCAGCAGCACCAGCACTTTCACACGGGGGCGAAGCCTCACCAGTGCTCGTGCTGCGGCAAGAGTTTCAGTCAGCAGAGGAATCTCAAGCagcaccagcgcgttcacacggTGGAGGGACAGTTCGAGTGCTCGCAGTGCGGCAAGAGTTTCATTCACCAGAGTAATCTGAAGATACACCAGCGCATGCACACGGGGGAGAAGCCGTACCAGTGCTCGGTGTGTGGACAGAGCTTCAGTTATTTAAACGCAATCAAGAGACACAAGTGCATTAAGACCGAGCCGTCGACGTCAGACATGGAGATCTGTCAGGTTACAGTATAAGTGCATTTCTTAAGCTGTACAGTTCAAGCAGAATGAACATACACTACAATAGCTTCTGCAAATCATCGTTCTGCACTTTTATTATTGGTTAAACAGGACAATTAAAGCAATTTAGATCATGAATTTGGTCTTGtggatgttttttaatattatataaccttgtattatgttttttttagagTTTGGGAACTGAACACAACGGCCGAAAAGTCTCATCCAACAGTATTGCTATTAATATTTACCCATGTATTTACATTAGTGCAAATGCTTGTGTTACAtacatgtataaaataattgtttaataAAAGATATAGCTGAAAATTTCTATgtattattaaagataaatactGTACTTAATACAcccaccagccataacattaaaaccacctccttgttctacactcactgtctattttatggAAAGgagcatctattgctgctgtttgagtcggtcatcttctagacctccatcagtggtcacgaggtgctgttggctggatatttttggttggtggactattctcagttcagcagtgacagtgaggtgtttaaaaactccagcagcgctgctgtatctgatccactcataccagcacaacacacactaacacaccaccaccatgtcagtgtcactgcagtgctgagaatcatccaccacctaaataatacctgctctgtgggggtcctgaccattgaagaacagcatgaaagggggtaacaaagcatgcagagaaacagatgaactacagtcagtaattgtagaactacaaagtgctcctatatggtaagtggagctgataacatggacagtgagtgtagaaacaaggaggtggttttaatgttatggctgatcggtgtataaacatTAATGATCCCAAagaactcatacacacacaactatacacaaCA
This genomic interval carries:
- the LOC134322039 gene encoding zinc finger protein 501-like isoform X1, whose translation is MQEEIQDSDLRLQNDLKPYQCSHCGKSFIKERDRKRHLMIHTGVKPYRCSQCGSSFTQLGNLNVHQRIHTGEKPYQCLQCGKSFTHQSTFKQHQLSHLGGKQYQCSECGKSFTRLTILRRHLRIHTGEKLYECPQCGKSFTLQRNLQVHQRIHTGEKPYHCSQCGKSFNQQSALQHHISVHLGEKPYECPQCGKRFARRSHLQRHQGSHLGEKPYECSQCGRSYTRQNDLQRHFWSHAQEKPYQCPHCEMSFVRQSALQQHQHFHTGAKPHQCSCCGKSFSQQRNLKQHQRVHTVEGQFECSQCGKSFIHQSNLKIHQRMHTGEKPYQCSVCGQSFSYLNAIKRHKCIKTEPSTSDMEICQSLGTEHNGRKVSSNSIAINIYPCIYISANACVTYMYKIIV
- the LOC134322039 gene encoding zinc finger protein ZFP2-like isoform X2 produces the protein MQEEIQDSDLRLQNDLKPYQCSHCGKSFIKERDRKRHLMIHTGVKPYRCSQCGSSFTQLGNLNVHQRIHTGEKPYQCLQCGKSFTHQSTFKQHQLSHLGGKQYQCSECGKSFTRLTILRRHLRIHTGEKLYECPQCGKSFTLQRNLQVHQRIHTGEKPYHCSQCGKSFNQQSALQHHISVHLGEKPYECPQCGKRFARRSHLQRHQGSHLGEKPYECSQCGRSYTRQNDLQRHFWSHAQEKPYQCPHCEMSFVRQSALQQHQHFHTGAKPHQCSCCGKSFSQQRNLKQHQRVHTVEGQFECSQCGKSFIHQSNLKIHQRMHTGEKPYQCSVCGQSFSYLNAIKRHKCIKTEPSTSDMEICQVTV